A region from the Lonchura striata isolate bLonStr1 chromosome 16, bLonStr1.mat, whole genome shotgun sequence genome encodes:
- the MRM2 gene encoding rRNA methyltransferase 2, mitochondrial translates to MAAAGGAAIAGGRCLHTTVKFLRKTGAEQRWLERHLKDPFVKASKQQHYRCRSAFKLLETDDKLRVLRPGFSVLDCGAAPGAWSQVAVQRVNALGTDAAVPTGFVLGVDLLRISPLEGAVFLSETDMAEPSTLRAIQSLLPLGKADVILSDMAPNATGIKELDHQKLISLCLGLLDMSQSILKPKGTMLCKFWDGSEARLLQNRLKEQFQDVRTIKPQASRKDSAESYYLARLYRGK, encoded by the exons atggcggccgcgggcggcgccgCCATTGCCGGGGGCAG GTGCCTGCACACCACAGTGAAGTTTCTGAGGAAAACTGGAGCTGAGCAGAGGTGGTTGGAGCGGCACTTGAAGGATCCCTTTGTCAAGGCATCGAAGCAACAGCATTACCGATGCCGGAGTGCCTTCAAGTTGCTGGAAACTGATGACAAGCTCCGTGTTCTTCGTCCAGGATTTTCTGTTCTTGACTGTGGAGCAGCACCTGGTGCTTGGAGCCAGGTTGCTGTACAGAGGGTCAATGCCTTAGGTACTG ATGCTGCTGTCCCCACTGGCTTCGTGCTTGGTGTTGACCTGCTGAGGATTTCTCCCCTGGAAGGAGCGGTTTTCCTGTCAGAGACTGACatggcagagcccagcacgCTGAGGGCCATCCAGAGCCTGCTTCCCTTGGGGAAGGCAGATGTCATCCTGAGTGACATGGCACCCAACGCCACGGGCATCAAAGAGCTGGATCATCAGAAGCTGATCAGTCTGTGTTTAGGCCTTCTGGATATGTCCCAAAGCATTTTAAAGCCAAAAGGAACGATGCTCTGTAAATTCTGGGATGGATCCGAGGCCCGTCTGCTGCAAAACAGACTGAAGGAGCAGTTCCAGGATGTGAGAACTATAAAGCCTCAGGCCAGCCGGAAGGACTCTGCGGAATCTTATTACTTGGCAAGGCTGTACAGAGGGAAATGA
- the NUDT1 gene encoding oxidized purine nucleoside triphosphate hydrolase, which yields MHTSRLFTLVLVVQPSRVLLGMKKRGFGAGLWNGFGGKVQPGESIEEAARRELLEESGLTVDTLQKMGQITFEFVGNSELMDVHIFRADHFHGEPTESDEMRPQWFQLDEVPFHCMWPDDSYWFPLLLQRKLFRGYFKFQGQDTILEHSLKEVEEV from the exons ATGCACACGTCCAGACTCTTCACCCTAGTCCTGGTGGTGCAGCCGTCCCGCGTCCTCCTGGGCATGAAGAAGCGCGGGTTCGGCGCCGGGCTGTGGAATGGCTTCGGGGGGAAGGTGCAGCCCGGGGAGAGCATCGAGGAGGCTGCCCGCAG ggagctcctggaggAGAGTGGACTGACTGTGGACACCTTGCAGAAGATGGGTCAGATCACATTTGAATTTGTAGGCAACTCTGAACTCATGGACGTTCACATTTTCCGGGCAGATCACTTTCATGGAGAGCCAACAGAAAGTGATG AAATGCGGCCGCAGTGGTTTCAGCTGGACGAGGTGCCGTTCCATTGCATGTGGCCAGATGACAGCTATTGGTTTCCCCTGCTGCTTCAGAGAAAGCTGTTTCGGGGCTATTTTAAGTTCCAGGGACAAGACAccatcctggagcacagcctgaAAGAAGTGGAGGAAGTTTAA